The genomic DNA CGTCACTTCCAGTCAGAAAGTGATGGCTCATGCGTGGATGGTACGGACTTTCATCAAGCATTCTGATGAAGTGGAAGATTTTCCAGAACTGATGGGTATTGTTCGCAGCGTGTTCGACACCTCACGAGCTTTAGAAACTCGTGTCGATAATCCTGCTGGTTACTTCAAGATGCTTAGCAAGAAAATCGGCAAACTGGAAGCAGCAACCCGTCAATTCGCCATCGACGCCCCGGAAGCGTCAACACATACGAACTTTCAGCAAGCGGTGATTTCCGTGCAGACATGTTGTGAATCTTTGCGAGAGATTCTGAATCAGAGTCATGTATTTTTGAAGAAATCTGTGTAATTTATATTTTTCCTGTTCCCCAGGGGAACTTGGGGAAAGAAAACAATCTCAACCCGAAGCGTGAGCGAGGGGACGGCGTTCAATCTACAACTGAGTTAAACGCATTCCTAAACCACCTGTATGTATTCGCAAAAGAAAATCCGTCGCCCTTTAAAATTAATAGGCAATCAATCAATACAAATCGCGCCGTCCCCTCGCTCACGCTTCGGGTTATGATTTTCATGTAACGTGTGTTGACTCTCTCGCTTTCGCTTCGTGCTTGTCGGCTTACTCTACCGAATGGCATCGATTGTAATTACTCGGGCGGTCGGGCGTGAGAGGTCGATGAGGAGTGGTTCTCGTGAGATTTGTTCGGTTGTATTTCCAGCCGCATCGAAAGCAACCATGCGCAGGTACATTCGAGTGGGGGCGTGATCGGGCAATTCGAAACTGAATGTGCCCGTGTTCTGGATGCCGCCGTCTACCTGCTGCCAGGGACCGTTCACGTTGGCGGAGTAGTACAACGACACCGGCTTTTCGGCTGGGAAATCGTCGTGCAGACGCCACTGAACGGTCAATTGATTGATATGCGGGCCGTGTCCCTGATAACTTTTCAACAACTGCAGTTGAGGCGGATGGGAATCGACAAAGACATCAATTTGTGGTTTTTGTCGCGGTTGTGGAGGTGGTTCGGCATTGCCGACGCCGCTGTGAATTCGGAAGTGAAAACCGTAGCGTCCATCTTTGGGAACGGAAACTTCCATCGGACTTTTCAAATCGGCATCCACTCCATACCGCCACCACTGCTGACCATTGTCCTGTGTGATAAACAACTCCACGGCTCCAACTCCGGAAGGACCGACGCCAGCAACCTGATAATCGATATGAAATTGATGGCCGTTGACATGACGGGATCGCACACCTTCGATCTTATTGATGGGAGCAGGGATTATCGCCTGGTATGGATATGTTTCGGGCATTGAATAAGTCGATTGCTGAGGAACTGCTTCAAATGCAGGAGTCTGCATCGGTGCAGTCAGCATCGGAACAGAACTGATTTGTGGCTCGACCGATGGTGATGGAAACGATGGCAATGTTGGTGCCTGAGGTTTTTCGCCGACTTTGACCTGCTTCGGAATAATCAGAGGCATGGCATCATTGGCCACGCTTTCCGGGTTCGGCTTATCAACAGGTTGTAACACAGGCAACGAGAGTTCTTCATGCGGTTCACTGATATTTTCAATGTTGCTGACCGGTTTTGACTTCTTCTGAATCGGTTTTGGCTCTACAGGAAGTTCTCCCAGGACCACGAGGTTCTGTGTAACGTTCCCAGCAGTATCAAAAACCTGGCCCCGAACTTCTGGCAATTGACCGGGCTGAATTTTCCATGCCGTTTGACCCGACATGGCTTTGGCAATGTAGACCATCTTCCAGTCGTCGGCAGAAGTATTGCGAAATTCAAGGATCAATGTTTCGACATCGGCATGAGCATCTTTTATCTTCCAGGAAAGGCCAACGCGGCCTCCCGATTCGCGAGTCAATTGAAGTTGAAGTTCCGGGTTTTGTCGATCGACGACAACCTTCAACCCGGGTGGACTTTTCTTGGGGTCGGGATGCAGGCGTCTTCCGGAATCTCGAATCGAGACCGAAAACCAGTATTCACCTTCGCCAGTCGGTTCAAATTGAAATTCCTGATGATCGATCGGTTGAGTGGCCGCTTCGTTCCAACTGCGACCTTCATCCACCGAAACGAACAGCACCACTTCGCGGGCCTGCAAGCGGGAGAGGAGTTCCTGATCGTATCGGAACGGAATGGTGAACTCATCACGAGCCGTAATGATTGTCGCAGGTTCAGCGGCCCGACTGCTCGACAATGGAAATGCTCCACTGCAGAGTGTGCAGACTATCATAAAAATTGAGAACCGTCTCATTACTGCCCCCTGGCGAGTTCAGGTATCGGATCTGTCCCAATTGAACAGCGATACCAACTTCCGCGACTGCCCCGATCCATCGAAATGCAGATTCCCCTCAACGTGCCAACTGCAACTTAAGTCTCCATTGTAATTTCTCACAATAGCTGTCCTGACAATAAGTTACGACAATTTATCTATAACGGAGAGCCGCTGGCGATTACTCAGAATTCCCTCTGAGATCGCCAGAATAGCTTCTTCCACGCGGTAATAAATCGCGCACGTATCGACTGTATCGGTTATTCGGGATATGCAGCTTGAAACGAATCCGGGGAGGCAAGAGCGGAAAGTCAAATGAGCTGGGTGCCATGTTTGCATCGTGCAGCATGGCAAGCCTAAAGTGACCTTCGAGGATTTGTGATGAAGGTGCAGGGCAGGCTGCGCCCACAATAATCAAGGCGGCACGCACGTTTCGTCAGGCAGTGCGCCTGACCTGTAACGATCTGAACTGGAAACAAGAATTATCCAATCGTCAATTTTTTCAGTGGATGCCCCGCATTGATGGTTGGCCGTTCGGGGCGACCTTTGTGGCATAATTCGAGTTGCATGTGATGCCGTCCGAGCAAGAGAGTCAGGTTGCGTGCAGGACGTGGATGTGCATTTTGTCTTTGATGGCATGCAATCCGACTTCATCAGTGGCACACGTCAAAAGACAATAACATCAACTGAAGATTGCTCAGTAATATCTGAGAATCAGCTTTTTTTCGTGCGTCGTTTCAGTGGCGGACTCGGTTCCACATCTTTGAGCACATTGGCAATTGTGTCCAAGAACAGGTCCATCGCGAATGGTTTTCGGAGATAAGCCGCCACGCCCAGCATTTCTGCATAGGCTTTATGCCGCCCGCCTTCATTGGCGGTCACCATGATAACTTTCGGAGGATTGTCGAGTGTTTTCAGGAACTCGAGGACTGGGAATCCCCCCATGCGGGGCATCATCATATCGGTCACGACGAGATCCGGCTTTTCGCTCGTGATCGCTTTTTGACCATCCATCCCGTTGTTGCAAGCTGTCACACGATAGCCAGCATTGTTCAGGACAGCCTGCAATGTGGTGGAAATTTCTCGATCATCTTCAATCAGCACAATATGCTTGGCAGTCATGAATCATCCGTTCTCTCGGGGCGGAATGTGTTCCGCAAAGTGCAGGTGGGGCTCTATCGAGCATTATTTTGGGAATTGAAGACATGGAACACCATCTGGATTCCAAATGTCGATATCAGTTATACCATAAAAACAATGCCAGAGACAGTAAATTCATGGTTAGGGCTGAACTTGAATAAGTCAATAAAAAAAGTCCGGCAGCCAGATAAGCTGTCAGACTTCATGAAAAAGAGATAGCAGAGCTTAACGCATCGCAACTTCCAGGAGATCGTCAATGACTAAAGTTTCCTGCATATTTCTTAACTTGAGCAACGCCCGTTTTTCCAACTGACGGACACGTTCGTTACAAACACCTAGCTTTTCAGCCAATTGTTTGTAGGTGGGAGCTTTTCCGAGGCCGTCAAATGAATACCTCTGACGAATGATCCATTGTTCGCGTTCATCGAGTTGGGTCACCATGTCACTCAATTGATTGGAGAGTGTGCTCCAGGATTGTTCCGGCAGAATGGAATCTCCAGTTTTGTCGGATTCTGAGTTTAACTCGAATGACTCCACGCTGAGCATTTTTTTACGCAGCCTTTTAGTGAAACGATACATACTTCTGGAGATCGAGTAATACCCATAGGTGCTGAAGCGATAACCCCGTCCGATGTCGAATTTTTCGACGGCCTGCATCAGAGCCATCACTCCATCACTGAAAAGATCATCGAAAGACATTAGAGGGGTAACAAATTTTCTCGTGATTGACATGACCAATCGCAAATTAGAGCGGATAATTAGATCCCTGATTGAAATCGCCTTATTCAGTTTTGCCTGAGCCTCAAG from Rubinisphaera italica includes the following:
- a CDS encoding amidohydrolase codes for the protein MNSESNTQPENSNSTNEELNQLVTSSQKVMAHAWMVRTFIKHSDEVEDFPELMGIVRSVFDTSRALETRVDNPAGYFKMLSKKIGKLEAATRQFAIDAPEASTHTNFQQAVISVQTCCESLREILNQSHVFLKKSV
- a CDS encoding response regulator transcription factor is translated as MTAKHIVLIEDDREISTTLQAVLNNAGYRVTACNNGMDGQKAITSEKPDLVVTDMMMPRMGGFPVLEFLKTLDNPPKVIMVTANEGGRHKAYAEMLGVAAYLRKPFAMDLFLDTIANVLKDVEPSPPLKRRTKKS
- a CDS encoding sigma-70 family RNA polymerase sigma factor, encoding MNQSPDVKNNELTSEATSGPQLVQSQSINSIALDRNKRLTRKRLSELATALLGQEIEYISDRRYQQKNAAKEFENNEFDTYLRNLEMEIRPNDDSSSLEMSSCMGQAPLLTPENEACFFSQMNYLKFRFNQLRSKIDPENPDRKLILEAQAKLNKAISIRDLIIRSNLRLVMSITRKFVTPLMSFDDLFSDGVMALMQAVEKFDIGRGYRFSTYGYYSISRSMYRFTKRLRKKMLSVESFELNSESDKTGDSILPEQSWSTLSNQLSDMVTQLDEREQWIIRQRYSFDGLGKAPTYKQLAEKLGVCNERVRQLEKRALLKLRNMQETLVIDDLLEVAMR